GCTTCTTTGCATTGAGCTCGGTTTCTATGCCCTTGTCTCCCTGCTGAGCCATCCACTCGTCAAGCCTTGCCTTCAGGCGTTTGAAGGTGTCTTCATAGCCCGGATTGTCTGCGAGATTGTTGATATTTGCGGGATCTGCTTTAACATCATAAAGTTCAAATTCAGGGCGGTGCTGATATTTATGGGTAAAGTGCTGAGCATGCTTATCGCCCTTCTCAGCGAGCTCCATCATAGACTTAAATTCCGGATACGGCCTTTCAGTGAGCATATTCTGGAATTCATTATCAGGCATCAGGTTCCAAATCAAACGATAGCGATTATCTCTCACTGAACGGATTGGATAAGGCTCTTTGCTGTAGTAAATTCCTCTGGTAGTCTGGAGGCCGAATGTATATTCCTTGTGCTTGTCGGTTTTGCCGGTGAGAAGGCCGAGCATACTTTTGCCGTCGAGTATTTCCGGCATCTTACCTCCCGCTGCTTCAATGAAGGTAGGCGTTACGTCAACATACTCCACAATAGCATCGCTCTCGCTTCCTTGATTCACCTTCCCGGGCCAGCGGACAATCATAATCGAGCCGAGCCCGTCTTCATAGCAAGTCCATTTAGCAAAGGGGAGGCTGTTGCCCTGCTCTGAAACCACCATCACAATCGTATTCTTAGAGAGGTTGTGTTTATCCAGCAGCTCGAGGATCTGCCCAACCTGATTGTCGTAATAGGTTATCTCAGCAAGATATTTAACCCATCTTTTACGCATAACCGGCGTATCCGGCAGATATGGAGGCAAAACAATCTTGTCAGGATCGTACTGAGAAGGGTTGCCTTTGTTCCATGGCGTATGCGGCTCATTTGAGCACGCAAACAGGCAGAACGGATCGCCCTTTTCTGTGCACTCAGAGAACATTTTGTCGATAGCGTTCATATCAGGGTTGTGTTTTTTGCCGCTGTATTCAAACGGGAAAACGCTTTCGGGCTGGATGTGGCGTTTCCCTGATAGGGCAACTCTGTAGCCCAGCGGTTTGAGATAATGAACTATGCTCTTTGTCCCTTCTTTTGCGCAGGTATGATTGGGATATGCCCCGCTCTTCACCGGATACAGGCCTGTGTAGATGTTGTGCCTTGTGGGCGAGCACATCGGGGCGGCCTGAAAGCAGTTGTTCATCTTCATTCCCTGCGTTGCGAGTTTGTCTATGTTGGGTGTGTGGGCGTCTCCGCCGTAGCAGCCGATGTCTCGGAATGTGCAGTCGTCGGCCATAATGAAAACAAAATTCGGCTTCTCTGAATGTCCTGCCGCCTCAAGCAGACTCCCCGCTCCGAGGCTGAAGGCCGCTGCTGAGGCGTATTTTACAAAATCTCTTCGTTTCATATTTATTTGTCCCTGTGTTTTTTAACGAACTTCCATTTGCGTTTGTCTGCATTGAGTTCGGTTTCTATGCCCTTATCTCCCTGCTGAGCCATCCACTCGTCAAGCCTTGCCTTCAGGCGATTGAAGGTGTCTTCATAGCCCGGATTGTCTGCGAGATTGTTGATATTTGCAGGATCTGCTTTAACATCGTAAAGCTCAAATTCAGGGCGGTGCTGATATTTATGGGTAAAGTGCTTTGCGTGCCTGTCGCCTTTTTCTGCAAGCTTCAGCATAGACTCAAACTCTTTAGACCGCTCAGTTGCAGCATTCTCGAATTTGTTATCAGGCATAAGATTCCAGATCAGCCGGTACCGCTCATCCCTAACAGAGCGGATTGGATACGGCTGTTCACTGAAAAATATCCCATTAGTTGTCTGAATGCCGAAGGTGTATCTTTTATGCTTGTTTGTTTTGCCGGTGAGCAGGCCGAGCATACTTTTGCCGTCGAGGATTTCCGGGGTCTTGCCGCCTGCCGCCTCAATGAAGGTAGGCGTTACGTCAACATACTCCACGATAGC
This window of the Sedimentisphaera salicampi genome carries:
- a CDS encoding sulfatase, whose protein sequence is MKRRDFVKYASAAAFSLGAGSLLEAAGHSEKPNFVFIMADDCTFRDIGCYGGDAHTPNIDKLATQGMKMNNCFQAAPMCSPTRHNIYTGLYPVKSGAYPNHTCAKEGTKSIVHYLKPLGYRVALSGKRHIQPESVFPFEYSGKKHNPDMNAIDKMFSECTEKGDPFCLFACSNEPHTPWNKGNPSQYDPDKIVLPPYLPDTPVMRKRWVKYLAEITYYDNQVGQILELLDKHNLSKNTIVMVVSEQGNSLPFAKWTCYEDGLGSIMIVRWPGKVNQGSESDAIVEYVDVTPTFIEAAGGKMPEILDGKSMLGLLTGKTDKHKEYTFGLQTTRGIYYSKEPYPIRSVRDNRYRLIWNLMPDNEFQNMLTERPYPEFKSMMELAEKGDKHAQHFTHKYQHRPEFELYDVKADPANINNLADNPGYEDTFKRLKARLDEWMAQQGDKGIETELNAKKRQWKNVRKQKNN